From Haloglomus litoreum, the proteins below share one genomic window:
- a CDS encoding DUF402 domain-containing protein, with product MSGEGAGDGAGGADGRPAVPADADHLSVRVRGIYTTALTAALHDSTTDGVPTRVVQASEPIRDRFDADFAVAAADATVETTDERQGIGISGAPWAVARLAERLERVGRDTLAWEAALPAGAVYQGVVTDDVGSGAVVDCGPDSGFLPYSAADDYVEEGDVLRVQVRDPRPPWDDDRAELATGLVVDGGLVELRRGGSRGSSEAARMAEMLPVDVPDGWAPRWDRAADDADLDALADALERAVDRVEAVRDAVGGGDPDDAPGCLATPEATVWSWFGRESRFALDERRRGVTATMPGHHRTKAADYAASAAVDFAEAVAGDRFEPGDPFPFAAVTRQFGPREGDRLALHHGKPDGRLITLGRGEVTDYDPGGQVTLRREMSAGGTYDALGVERQAGDVAITKLQEGRWWYPTVYRGDDGTRRGTYVNVCTPVELFPDAARYVDLHVDVVKEADGTVRRVDDDELDEAVERGHVSEALAEKARSVASAVENAL from the coding sequence ATGAGCGGTGAGGGGGCGGGTGACGGGGCCGGCGGAGCCGACGGCCGTCCCGCGGTCCCCGCCGACGCCGACCACCTCTCCGTGCGGGTCCGGGGCATCTACACGACCGCGCTGACCGCGGCGCTCCACGACTCGACGACCGACGGGGTTCCGACGCGGGTGGTGCAGGCCTCCGAACCCATCCGCGACCGCTTCGACGCCGACTTCGCTGTGGCGGCGGCCGACGCGACCGTCGAGACGACGGACGAGCGCCAGGGCATCGGCATCTCCGGCGCGCCCTGGGCCGTCGCCCGCCTCGCCGAGCGCCTCGAACGCGTCGGTCGCGATACCCTCGCGTGGGAGGCCGCGCTCCCCGCCGGGGCCGTCTACCAGGGGGTCGTCACCGACGACGTGGGGAGCGGCGCCGTTGTCGACTGTGGCCCGGATTCGGGATTCCTTCCGTACAGCGCGGCCGACGACTACGTCGAGGAGGGCGACGTCCTGCGCGTGCAGGTGCGCGACCCCCGCCCCCCGTGGGACGACGACCGCGCCGAGCTCGCCACGGGGCTGGTCGTCGACGGCGGCCTCGTCGAACTCCGGCGCGGCGGCTCCCGGGGGTCGAGCGAGGCCGCGCGGATGGCCGAGATGCTCCCCGTCGACGTGCCCGACGGCTGGGCGCCCCGCTGGGACCGCGCGGCGGACGACGCCGACCTCGACGCGCTCGCGGACGCGCTCGAGCGGGCGGTCGACCGGGTCGAGGCCGTGCGCGACGCCGTGGGTGGCGGCGACCCTGACGACGCACCCGGGTGCCTCGCCACCCCCGAAGCGACCGTCTGGTCCTGGTTCGGCCGGGAGTCCCGCTTCGCGCTCGACGAGCGCCGTCGCGGCGTCACGGCGACGATGCCGGGCCACCACCGGACCAAGGCGGCCGACTACGCCGCCAGCGCCGCCGTCGACTTCGCAGAGGCGGTCGCCGGTGACCGGTTCGAGCCCGGGGACCCCTTCCCGTTCGCGGCCGTCACCCGCCAGTTCGGACCCCGCGAGGGCGACCGGCTGGCGCTCCACCACGGGAAGCCGGACGGCCGCCTCATCACGCTCGGCCGCGGCGAGGTGACCGACTACGACCCCGGGGGGCAGGTGACGCTCCGCCGGGAGATGAGCGCCGGCGGCACCTACGACGCGCTCGGCGTCGAGCGCCAGGCCGGCGACGTGGCCATCACCAAACTGCAGGAGGGCCGCTGGTGGTACCCCACCGTCTACCGGGGCGACGACGGGACGCGTCGGGGCACGTACGTCAACGTCTGCACGCCGGTCGAACTGTTCCCGGACGCGGCGCGCTACGTCGACCTCCACGTCGACGTGGTGAAGGAGGCCGACGGGACGGTTCGGCGGGTCGACGACGACGAACTGGACGAGGCCGTCGAGCGCGGCCACGTGAGCGAGGCGCTGGCGGAGAAGGCGAGAAGCGTGGCGAGTGCCGTCGAGAATGCTCTCTGA
- a CDS encoding DUF7532 family protein, producing MHFDPREQAALREVGLSTEELQAASEAVADAVAEAAADLEAFFDEHDTVHSTMDQAHSSAEFPEHEVRWLDTYTHAADLRGWLRFDTWGVPVEDGRVLSDGTVELTLGPTVNSRVRFAPTREALE from the coding sequence ATGCACTTCGACCCCCGCGAGCAGGCGGCGCTCCGCGAGGTCGGCCTGTCGACCGAGGAGCTGCAGGCGGCCTCCGAGGCCGTGGCCGACGCCGTCGCCGAGGCGGCGGCCGACCTGGAGGCGTTCTTCGACGAGCACGACACCGTCCACTCGACGATGGACCAGGCCCACTCCAGCGCCGAGTTCCCCGAACACGAGGTCCGGTGGCTGGACACCTACACCCACGCCGCCGACCTCCGCGGGTGGCTCCGGTTCGACACCTGGGGCGTCCCCGTCGAGGACGGCCGTGTCCTCTCGGACGGGACCGTCGAGCTGACGCTCGGCCCGACCGTGAACAGTAGGGTGCGGTTCGCGCCGACGCGCGAGGCGCTGGAATGA
- a CDS encoding PrsW family intramembrane metalloprotease, with protein MGDRDPIEAHADGTRDLYDISTWEPRSALDAFAVRLYGGILTTLRAVVVLLAVLILLSQFLLGSIGATFAQDPYSVGLVVLSVVPAVGLAAYVYYTDITSSEPLELIVGTFMLGILFAGFAAILNTVLGPIVRGGPSMFGVLGAIAGSVLFFYLVVGPVEETVKLLAVRLHAYRHESFDAVIDGAVYGAAAGLGFATIENALYITRNIGGSGNELALGAALTTAGLGWVAATLADLSVPVAQTGASGIIGVFESGGRITALRALAGPGHVIYSAFAGYYLGLAKFNQEHAGPIVVKGLTIAALIHATYNVSVGIVPALFSIGASELLGIAVPQLVAFFAFVVVYDGIFGLALYRKIAAYRDAYQDVRGTGDREDAFAPEATEFDP; from the coding sequence ATGGGAGATCGCGACCCGATAGAGGCCCACGCCGACGGCACGCGTGACCTCTACGACATCTCGACGTGGGAGCCCCGCTCGGCGCTGGACGCGTTCGCCGTCCGGCTGTACGGCGGCATCCTGACCACGCTCCGGGCGGTCGTGGTCCTGCTGGCGGTGCTCATCCTCCTGAGCCAGTTCCTGCTCGGGAGCATCGGTGCCACGTTCGCCCAGGACCCCTACTCCGTCGGCCTGGTCGTCCTGTCGGTCGTCCCCGCGGTCGGCCTCGCGGCGTACGTCTACTACACCGACATCACCTCCTCGGAGCCGCTCGAACTCATCGTCGGCACGTTCATGCTCGGCATCCTGTTCGCCGGGTTCGCCGCCATCCTGAACACGGTGCTGGGGCCCATCGTCCGGGGTGGCCCGTCGATGTTCGGCGTCCTCGGCGCCATCGCCGGCTCCGTCCTCTTCTTCTACCTCGTGGTCGGGCCGGTCGAGGAGACCGTCAAGCTGCTCGCCGTCCGCCTGCACGCCTACCGGCACGAGTCGTTCGACGCCGTCATCGACGGGGCCGTCTACGGCGCCGCCGCGGGACTGGGCTTTGCCACCATCGAGAACGCCCTCTACATCACCCGCAACATCGGTGGCTCGGGCAACGAGCTGGCCCTGGGCGCCGCGCTCACGACGGCCGGACTGGGCTGGGTCGCCGCCACCCTGGCCGACCTCTCCGTGCCGGTCGCCCAGACGGGGGCGAGCGGCATCATCGGCGTCTTCGAGAGCGGCGGCCGCATCACCGCGCTCCGGGCGCTCGCCGGACCGGGCCACGTCATCTACTCGGCGTTCGCGGGCTACTACCTCGGCCTCGCGAAGTTCAACCAGGAGCACGCCGGCCCCATCGTCGTGAAGGGGCTCACCATCGCCGCGCTCATCCACGCCACCTACAACGTCTCGGTCGGCATCGTTCCCGCGCTGTTCAGCATCGGCGCGAGCGAGCTCCTGGGCATCGCCGTCCCGCAGCTGGTCGCCTTCTTCGCGTTCGTCGTCGTCTACGACGGCATCTTCGGCCTCGCGCTGTACCGGAAGATCGCCGCCTACCGCGACGCCTACCAGGACGTCCGGGGCACCGGGGACCGCGAGGACGCGTTCGCCCCCGAGGCGACGGAGTTCGACCCCTGA